The following are from one region of the Carassius auratus strain Wakin chromosome 13, ASM336829v1, whole genome shotgun sequence genome:
- the LOC113112744 gene encoding pro-neuregulin-3, membrane-bound isoform-like gives MCILFYRSTSLSHSPDQRSRSAFRPTSRRTPPITRGCLNAIGGSRDSGPAYQHLHEVDSSERESVRRNLSGPGNDLHQDSFYNMQPSQSSKSWSNHLDHRCARSLRSGGPSQSPPAPCRPCSIPIIPSVHSYQDEVSCMQTAPTDGSSSSSPLETTADASAVSQQSNIMVSNQMAGRQKEVASLLDEAQDQLRALALAQRKQEDISSSFPHGAKETVCILLANGGGQGGVASFGPTETQLMSPSDMHKDATKPGQ, from the exons atgtgtattttgttttACAGGAGCACTTCCCTCTCTCATAGTCCAGATCAGAGGAGTCGTTCTGCTTTTCGGCCTACATCTCGCAGAACCCCACCCATAACCAGAGGATGTCTCAATGCCATTGGGGGATCAAGAGATTCCGGTCCTGCCTACCAACATCTCCACGAAGTAGACAGCTCAGAAAGGGAGTCAGTGAGAAG GAACCTTTCCGGCCCTGGCAATGACCTACATCAAGATTCATTTTACAATATGCAACCCTCACAATCCTCGAAATCTTGGAGCAACCATTTAGACCACAGGTGCGCTAGGAGCCTCAGGTCGGGCGGCCCTAGCCAAAGTCCTCCTGCTCCCTGTCGTCCCTGCTCTATCCCAATTATCCCCTCTGTCCACTCCTACCAGGATGAGGTCTCGTGTATGCAAACAGCTCCTACTGATGGAAGCAGCAGTTCTAGTCCTCTGGAAACCACAGCTGATGCTTCAGCTGTCAGTCAACAGTCCAACATAATGGTCTCCAACCAAATGGCTGGTAGACAGAAGGAAGTAGCCTCACTACTTGACGAGGCTCAGGATCAACTCAGAGCACTAGCACTTGCCCAGAGGAAACAGGAGGACATCAGTAGCTCTTTCCCTCATGGGGCCAAAGAGACTGTGTGCATTCTTTTAGCAAATGGGGGTGGACAAGGGGGAGTGGCCTCTTTTGGGCCCACGGAGACTCAGTTAATGAGCCCTAGTGACATGCACAAAGATGCCACAAAGCCTGGCCAATGA